A window of Chryseobacterium sp. IHB B 17019 genomic DNA:
CCGGTTTTTAGTCCCGTTTTTACACTGTAGTAATAGGTTGTATTATTACCTTTCACTACATAAGAATCTTCACCTTCGATCTTTTCAATACCCGCTACTTTGTAGTCAGGAGACTTTGCAAAACCAAGTTCTTCGAAAAGTTCTGTATTTTTCATTTTTTCAGCGATCTGCTCAGCTTTCATAGGAACTTTTTGTCCCATTTGCTCAGAATACCCTGTTTTTCCGTCAAATACCTGTTTCTGAACAACTTGACCCATCGCAGTTACGGTTGTTACTTCTTTCCCGCCTTGTGCCTTAATGATTTTAAAATCAATATTTTGTCCTTGCATAGACATAGAAGCAGTCGTTGTGTAAGAATTGATTTTAGCCAAATTTGCCTTTCCTCCGATAGCGTTGATGTATTTGTCAGCGATAGAAGCTACCGTTACATTCGCGTCTACTTTCTGTGTAGTTGGCTTTGCAACAGGATTTGCGTCCTTATCAAAGTACTTTACAGGATAGCCTAATTTTTCCAATCCTTCAGAAATATCAGATGCTTTACCAGCGATGAAAATTCTGCTTTGGTTTGGTAGAATTGTAGTTTTCACAGCGTTTGAGACATCTGCTGCAGTTACTTTATCAATAGATTTTAAGTAATTGGTATAGAAATCAGAAGGAAGGTCCTGAACTTTTTGATTTAAAGCAAATCTTGCAATCGTTGCAGGTTGCTCCAAAGACATGATGAAAGAACCTTTCAGTTTTGCCTTGGCATTTTCCAGCTCTTCAGGTTTTACAGTGGAAATAGCGTTAAGCTCATTCATGAATTCCTTTACAGCCTTGTCTGTAACCTCGTTTCTTACACTTGCACTTGCAGAAAATTCCGGAGAATATTTGCTTGCGCTCATGTTTGAATACGCTCCGTAAGTAAATCCGTTTTTCTCACGAAGGTTCATGAAAAGTCTTGCTTCACCACCACCTCCAAGGATGTAGTTTGCGATCGTTGCAGGGAAGTAGTTAGGATCTTTCATTTTCAGCGTATTCAGGTTGTTTAAAGAAACAACAGACTGTACAGCACTAGGAACATCCACTACATTGATCTCGGTTTTAGCAACATTGGTGGCCGGCTCTAGTGGAGTAATAGGCGTATTCGCTTTTTTCCATCCGCTGAAAGCTTTTTCAATTAATGGTTTTACCTGATCAAATTTTACGTCTCCAACGATTACCAGGTAAGCATTATCCGGAGCGTAATATTTTTTGTAAGTATTTTGTACGTCAGCTAATTGAATTTTATTAATAGATTCAACCGTTTCAAATTCACCTCTTGAAGTATTTTTTCCGTACATCAGGGCATTGGAAACTCTTGAAGCGATAGAAGAAGCATTCTTTTCGTCAGATTTTAATCCTTCGATTGCTCTTTCTTTAGAATCTTGAATTTCTTCAGCAGAAAATTTAGGATTAATAATAGCATCAGCCATTAAACCTAAAACTTGAGGGAAATATTTTGAAAGTGAATTTGCAGCGGCACCATTCGAAGAGAAGTTAAGATTAGCTCCAAGATAATCAACCTTTTTGTTGAAATCATCTTTGCTCATATTTGTTGTTCCGTTTTCGAACTGTTCAGCCATGATTTGGCTTACACCCGCTACACTTCCTTCATAATATGGAGGTCTGTCCATAGAAAGGCTCGCGCTTACTCTCGGTAGCTTGTTGTTTTCTACAACCATTACCGTAAGACCGTTGCTTAGTTGGAAAGTTTTTGGCTTAGCAATGTTGATCGCAGGCGTTGGCCCCGGTTTTGGCATTGCATTAAGATCTATTTTTTGTGCTGAAACCATTCCCGCGAAGAAAAACGCTGCAGCTATATATGTTAATTGCTTTTTCATTTGTAAAAATTTAATTTTTAATAATCATATTTTAACCTAAAAGTTCTAAATGATTACTTTTTTTCAGGTACGTAATTAATGATTATTCTTTGGTTGGAATTAAGATACTTTTTAGCAGCATTTTGAAGGTCCTGTCTTGTGATAGATCTGTAAATGTCTATTTCTTTGTTGATCAAATTCGTGTTACCCATCAATACGTGGTTTGTAGCCAATGAAGCAGCAATTCCCTGGATGCTTGAGTTAGCGTTTACAAACTGGTTTTCGTACTGATTTTGAAGTTTTTGGTAATCCTCTTCAGAGATTAAGGTCGTCTGAAGTTTTTTGATCTCAGCATCAATGTCCGTCTGCAATGCTTGTTTTGTAGTCTGTCCCATCGGGATCGCGAAAAATGCGAAAATACTGTAATCCTCAAGACCCTGGTTGAAAGCTGCTACCTGAAGCGCTTTTTTATCCTGGTCTACTAATTTTTTGTATAAAACAGAAGATTTACCGTTGCTCAAATAAGAAGAAAGCATATCTAAAATATACGCGTCTTTTTCTTTGTTACCTGGAGTTCTGTAGGCGAAAATATATGCAGGAAGCTGGATGTTCGGGTCAGTTGCCGTTACTTCTTTTTCCTGAGTGATAGGAGTATCTTTCGGGAAATCTTTTGGATACACTGTTCCTTTCGGGATACCTCCATAATAAGTTTCGATCCACTTTTTAGTCTGCTCAGGCTTGATGTCACCTGCAACAACTAAAGTTGCGTTATTCGGAACGTAGTATTTTTTATAGAAAGCCTGGAATTCTTCCAGCTTTGCAGAGTTCAAATCTTCCATAGACCCAATTGTAGGCCAGTTGTACGGGTGATTTGTAAATAAATTTTTCTGAATTGTTGAGAAAAGGTTTCCGTAAGGCTGGTTGTCCATTCTCAATCTTTTTTCTTCTTTTACAACCTCTCTTTGAGTATCAACACCCACTTGGTTGATCACAGCGTGACGCATTCTTTCAGCTTCCATCCAAAGGCCAAGTTGCTCATTGTTTGAAGGAAAAGTTTCGTAGTAGTACGTTCTGTCGTTCGTTGTGTTTGCATTGTTTTGTCCTCCGTTTGAAGAAACGATTTTGAACCAGTCACCTCTTTTGATATTTGGTGTTCCTTCGAATAAAAGATGCTCGAAGAAATGGGCAAAACCTGTTCTGCCTTTTACTTCATCTTTTGCACCTACGTGGTACATTACACCTGTTGTTACCACTGGTGCGGAATTGTCCTGATGAAGAATTACGTGAAGACCGTTTGGTAAGTCATACTCTTCAAATTTAATTTGTTGTGCATTCAGAGCCATCCCAAAGAAAGCCGCTGCAGCAACAGAAAGAAGTCGCTT
This region includes:
- a CDS encoding M16 family metallopeptidase, yielding MKKQLTYIAAAFFFAGMVSAQKIDLNAMPKPGPTPAINIAKPKTFQLSNGLTVMVVENNKLPRVSASLSMDRPPYYEGSVAGVSQIMAEQFENGTTNMSKDDFNKKVDYLGANLNFSSNGAAANSLSKYFPQVLGLMADAIINPKFSAEEIQDSKERAIEGLKSDEKNASSIASRVSNALMYGKNTSRGEFETVESINKIQLADVQNTYKKYYAPDNAYLVIVGDVKFDQVKPLIEKAFSGWKKANTPITPLEPATNVAKTEINVVDVPSAVQSVVSLNNLNTLKMKDPNYFPATIANYILGGGGEARLFMNLREKNGFTYGAYSNMSASKYSPEFSASASVRNEVTDKAVKEFMNELNAISTVKPEELENAKAKLKGSFIMSLEQPATIARFALNQKVQDLPSDFYTNYLKSIDKVTAADVSNAVKTTILPNQSRIFIAGKASDISEGLEKLGYPVKYFDKDANPVAKPTTQKVDANVTVASIADKYINAIGGKANLAKINSYTTTASMSMQGQNIDFKIIKAQGGKEVTTVTAMGQVVQKQVFDGKTGYSEQMGQKVPMKAEQIAEKMKNTELFEELGFAKSPDYKVAGIEKIEGEDSYVVKGNNTTYYYSVKTGLKTGETKTVKAQGKEMSIPTTYSNYKDVAGVKMPYTISVNQMGMDMKMEVKSIEVNQAKDADFK
- a CDS encoding M16 family metallopeptidase, with amino-acid sequence MKKRLLSVAAAAFFGMALNAQQIKFEEYDLPNGLHVILHQDNSAPVVTTGVMYHVGAKDEVKGRTGFAHFFEHLLFEGTPNIKRGDWFKIVSSNGGQNNANTTNDRTYYYETFPSNNEQLGLWMEAERMRHAVINQVGVDTQREVVKEEKRLRMDNQPYGNLFSTIQKNLFTNHPYNWPTIGSMEDLNSAKLEEFQAFYKKYYVPNNATLVVAGDIKPEQTKKWIETYYGGIPKGTVYPKDFPKDTPITQEKEVTATDPNIQLPAYIFAYRTPGNKEKDAYILDMLSSYLSNGKSSVLYKKLVDQDKKALQVAAFNQGLEDYSIFAFFAIPMGQTTKQALQTDIDAEIKKLQTTLISEEDYQKLQNQYENQFVNANSSIQGIAASLATNHVLMGNTNLINKEIDIYRSITRQDLQNAAKKYLNSNQRIIINYVPEKK